A section of the Anabaena cylindrica PCC 7122 genome encodes:
- the speA gene encoding biosynthetic arginine decarboxylase, which translates to MGVESTADEIVKMPANGHKSELKNHKHKKLLPPITTTSDLPRTWKIEDSEDLYRIEGWGKPYFSINAAGHVTVSPKGDRGGSLDLFELVNSLKQRNLGLPMLIRFSDILEDRIERLNACFAKAIARYNYPGVYRGVFPVKCNQERHLIEDLVRFGKPHQFGLEAGSKPELMIALAVLNTPGALLVCNGYKDREYIETAMLSQRLGQTPIIVIEQIEEVDLVIAANKQLGIKPILGVRAKLSTQGMGRWGTSTGDRAKFGLTIPEIMEAVDKLREANLLDSLQLLHFHIGSQISAINVIKDAIQEASRIYVELAMLGADMKYLDVGGGLGVDYDGSQTNFYASKNYNMQNYANDIVAELKDTCSESQIPVPTLISESGRAIASHQSVLIFDVLSTSDVPLELPDPPQEGESPIINYLWETYQSINQENYQEFYHDAAQFKEEAISRFNLGILRLKERAKAERLYWACCQKILEITRQQEYVPDELEDLEKIMASIYYINLSVFQSAPDCWAIDQLFPIMPIHQLDQEPTQRGILADLTCDSDGKIDRFIDLRDVKSVLELHKFKPEQPYYLGMFLNGAYQEIMGNLHNLFGDTNAVHIQLTPKGYQIEHVVKGDTMSEVVSYVQYDSEDMVENIRQRCEKALEENRITLAESQRLLQTYEQSLRRYTYLNS; encoded by the coding sequence ATGGGTGTCGAGTCAACCGCTGATGAGATTGTCAAAATGCCTGCCAACGGGCATAAATCTGAATTGAAAAACCACAAGCACAAGAAGCTACTACCACCTATTACCACGACAAGCGATTTACCTCGTACATGGAAAATTGAGGATAGCGAAGACCTTTATCGAATTGAAGGTTGGGGAAAGCCTTATTTTTCCATTAATGCGGCTGGACACGTTACAGTTTCCCCCAAGGGCGATCGCGGTGGTTCGCTAGATTTGTTTGAATTAGTTAATTCATTAAAGCAACGTAATTTGGGGCTGCCCATGTTAATTCGCTTTTCCGATATTTTGGAAGATCGAATTGAACGATTAAACGCTTGTTTTGCTAAAGCGATCGCTCGTTATAACTATCCCGGTGTTTATCGTGGTGTGTTTCCCGTCAAATGCAACCAGGAAAGGCACTTGATTGAAGACTTGGTACGTTTTGGCAAACCCCATCAATTCGGGCTAGAAGCGGGTTCTAAGCCAGAATTAATGATTGCACTGGCTGTACTGAATACACCAGGCGCATTGTTAGTTTGCAATGGCTACAAAGACCGAGAATATATTGAAACAGCAATGTTATCCCAAAGGCTGGGACAAACACCAATTATCGTCATAGAACAGATTGAAGAAGTTGATTTGGTGATTGCTGCTAACAAGCAATTGGGAATTAAGCCAATTTTGGGAGTACGGGCTAAGTTAAGCACCCAAGGCATGGGACGTTGGGGAACATCCACAGGCGATCGCGCTAAATTTGGATTAACCATTCCCGAAATTATGGAAGCAGTAGATAAGTTACGGGAAGCTAATCTACTCGATTCTTTGCAGTTGTTACACTTTCATATCGGTTCACAAATCTCCGCCATCAATGTCATTAAAGATGCCATCCAAGAAGCCAGTCGCATTTATGTAGAATTGGCGATGTTAGGCGCAGATATGAAATATTTGGATGTTGGTGGTGGTTTGGGTGTCGATTACGATGGCTCTCAAACCAACTTCTACGCTTCCAAAAACTACAATATGCAAAATTATGCAAATGATATTGTAGCCGAATTAAAAGATACCTGTTCGGAAAGTCAAATACCCGTACCTACACTGATTAGTGAAAGTGGAAGAGCGATCGCTTCCCATCAATCAGTTCTCATCTTTGACGTTCTCAGCACCAGCGATGTCCCCCTTGAACTTCCAGATCCCCCACAAGAGGGAGAATCACCAATTATTAATTACCTTTGGGAAACCTACCAATCCATCAACCAAGAGAACTATCAGGAGTTTTACCACGACGCTGCTCAATTCAAAGAAGAAGCCATCAGCCGCTTTAACTTAGGAATTTTGCGCCTAAAAGAACGTGCAAAAGCCGAGCGTCTCTACTGGGCTTGTTGTCAAAAAATTCTGGAAATTACCAGACAGCAAGAATACGTACCTGATGAATTGGAAGACCTAGAGAAAATCATGGCTTCCATTTACTACATCAATCTTTCCGTATTTCAATCAGCACCGGATTGTTGGGCAATTGATCAACTATTTCCCATCATGCCCATACATCAGCTAGATCAAGAACCCACACAACGAGGAATTTTAGCAGACCTCACCTGTGATAGTGACGGTAAAATTGACCGTTTTATTGACCTGCGCGATGTCAAATCAGTTTTAGAATTGCATAAATTCAAACCTGAACAACCCTATTATTTGGGAATGTTCCTGAATGGAGCATACCAAGAAATTATGGGCAACTTACATAATCTTTTTGGGGACACTAACGCTGTTCATATCCAATTAACACCCAAAGGCTACCAAATTGAACACGTTGTCAAGGGTGATACCATGAGTGAAGTAGTTAGCTACGTGCAGTACGACTCTGAGGATATGGTGGAAAACATCCGCCAGCGTTGTGAAAAAGCCTTAGAAGAAAATCGCATTACCCTAGCTGAATCTCAGCGACTGCTACAAACCTATGAGCAAAGTCTCAGAAGATACACTTACTTGAATAGTTAG
- a CDS encoding PKD domain-containing protein codes for MLNAIRTTTVAPSSTTQLTAPLTAILLADITNGNFNETDPTKPEFGWTTRGATTILNSHAVLTEDSPLLSNLTQTFIIPDNAKYLQFTILDTQLGTNTFAPNDAFEVALLDTQTLTPLIGTATGLTHTDSLLNLQQTGNTYFSNNVKIAGANTSGDKIALNTPRTVNIDISNIAPGTAATLYFDLLGFGAKDAQVIIDNVILLNDDLITPIANNDTATTDQGQPILINVLTNDSTPNGTVQLGTAANGNIIINSDNSLTYTPNNNFVGTDTFTYIILDNNAISNEATVTVTVTVNNIAPTINNVSVESNIQEGITSTFSATATDPGNDLTYSWNFGDGTDAVIGENVNHIFADNGIYTVTLTVSDTNGANTSQTITTNVSNIAPVVQAGVDITTDEGTAITFNGNFNDPGILDTHTITWDFGDNSTATGILNPIHTYTLHSRSLLKTLQNLVKPKGIVKCDLGKYKLHLLSLLKG; via the coding sequence ATGCTCAACGCCATCCGTACTACCACGGTAGCACCAAGCAGTACAACACAACTAACAGCACCACTAACAGCAATACTACTAGCAGACATCACCAACGGCAACTTCAACGAAACCGACCCAACAAAACCCGAATTTGGTTGGACAACCCGTGGAGCAACCACCATCCTCAACTCCCACGCCGTCCTCACAGAAGACTCCCCCCTCCTCAGCAACCTCACCCAAACCTTCATCATCCCCGACAACGCCAAATACCTACAATTCACCATCCTAGACACCCAACTAGGAACCAACACCTTCGCCCCCAACGATGCCTTTGAAGTCGCCCTCCTAGACACTCAAACCCTCACCCCCCTAATCGGCACAGCCACCGGACTCACCCACACCGACTCCCTCCTCAACCTCCAACAAACCGGCAACACCTACTTCAGTAACAACGTCAAAATCGCAGGAGCAAACACCTCCGGCGACAAAATAGCCCTGAACACACCCCGCACCGTCAACATCGACATCAGCAACATCGCCCCTGGAACCGCCGCCACCTTATACTTCGACCTCCTCGGCTTCGGTGCCAAAGATGCTCAAGTCATCATTGATAACGTCATCCTCCTCAACGACGACCTCATCACCCCCATAGCCAACAACGACACCGCCACCACCGACCAAGGACAACCCATACTTATCAACGTCCTAACCAACGACAGCACCCCCAACGGCACAGTCCAACTGGGTACAGCAGCAAATGGCAACATCATCATCAACTCCGACAACAGCCTCACCTACACACCCAACAACAACTTCGTTGGTACAGACACCTTCACCTACATCATTCTAGACAACAACGCCATCTCCAACGAAGCCACAGTAACAGTAACAGTCACCGTCAACAACATCGCCCCCACGATCAACAACGTTTCGGTAGAATCAAACATTCAAGAAGGAATAACCAGCACCTTCAGCGCCACAGCCACTGACCCTGGTAATGACCTCACCTACAGTTGGAACTTTGGCGATGGCACAGATGCAGTAATTGGAGAAAACGTCAATCACATCTTTGCTGATAACGGCATCTACACTGTTACCCTCACAGTCAGCGATACAAACGGTGCAAACACATCCCAAACAATCACCACCAACGTCAGTAACATTGCTCCAGTTGTGCAAGCAGGTGTAGACATCACCACAGATGAAGGCACAGCCATTACCTTCAACGGCAACTTTAACGACCCCGGTATATTAGATACCCATACAATTACATGGGACTTTGGCGACAACAGCACAGCTACAGGCATCCTTAACCCCATTCACACTTACACTTTACATAGTCGGTCTTTACTCAAAACCCTCCAGAATTTGGTTAAACCTAAAGGAATTGTTAAGTGTGATTTAGGAAAATACAAATTACACCTCTTGTCCCTTCTTAAAGGGTAA
- a CDS encoding pentapeptide repeat-containing protein, which yields MIGADLSGADLSGINLEGAFLEAANLDNTNLSGANLRGAYMEGTELNDAILNGANLSGARGGQANFINASFVNTNLSGAEMYQCGFNGANFSHAILRDAFVNHSSFDGANFTNADLRSVEGFYNIRKAIFCNTIMPDGSIWYDSIGY from the coding sequence ATGATAGGGGCTGACCTGAGTGGGGCTGACCTGAGTGGGATCAACTTGGAAGGAGCCTTTTTGGAAGCTGCTAACCTGGACAATACCAATCTCAGTGGGGCTAATCTCAGGGGAGCTTATATGGAAGGAACTGAGTTGAATGACGCCATCCTTAATGGAGCTAATTTGAGTGGGGCCAGAGGTGGTCAAGCCAACTTCATAAATGCTTCCTTTGTCAACACCAATCTGAGCGGAGCCGAAATGTACCAATGCGGTTTTAATGGCGCTAATTTCAGCCATGCTATTCTCAGGGATGCTTTCGTGAACCACTCCTCTTTCGATGGTGCTAACTTCACCAATGCCGATTTGCGTTCGGTCGAGGGCTTCTATAACATTCGTAAGGCTATTTTCTGTAATACCATCATGCCTGATGGAAGTATTTGGTACGACAGTATTGGGTATTGA
- a CDS encoding TerC family protein: MLDQIFNSLNFHFSIEAFIVLSILVFLEAVLSADNAIALAAIAQGLEDKKLENQALNIGLVFAYVLRITLLLTATWVQKFWQFELLGAAYLLWLVFQHFTSQEDEDNHHHGPRFTSLWQAIPVIAFTDLAFSLDSVTTAIAVSQEKWLVITGTTIGIITLRFMAGLFIRWLDEYENLEDAGYITVAFVGLRLLLRVINDDLVPPQWIMISAIAIILAWGFSKRTIIELVPEEPEKSEVSK, from the coding sequence ATGCTAGACCAAATTTTTAATTCCTTAAACTTTCATTTCAGCATAGAAGCCTTTATAGTTCTCTCAATCTTAGTGTTTTTAGAGGCTGTGCTATCGGCGGATAATGCGATCGCACTGGCTGCGATCGCACAAGGACTAGAAGACAAAAAGCTGGAAAATCAAGCGCTAAACATAGGTTTAGTCTTTGCCTATGTGCTACGAATTACCCTACTACTTACTGCCACTTGGGTACAAAAATTCTGGCAATTTGAACTGTTGGGTGCTGCTTACCTGCTATGGCTAGTATTCCAACACTTTACCTCACAGGAAGATGAGGACAATCACCATCACGGGCCACGTTTTACATCTTTGTGGCAAGCTATACCCGTGATTGCTTTTACCGATTTGGCATTTTCCTTGGATAGTGTGACAACAGCGATCGCAGTTTCTCAAGAAAAATGGTTGGTAATTACAGGAACCACAATCGGGATTATCACACTTCGATTCATGGCTGGGTTATTTATTCGCTGGTTAGATGAATATGAAAATTTAGAAGATGCCGGCTATATCACCGTAGCATTTGTGGGTTTACGCCTGCTATTGAGAGTCATCAATGATGATTTAGTACCACCCCAATGGATCATGATTAGTGCGATCGCCATCATCTTAGCCTGGGGATTTTCCAAACGCACCATCATTGAATTAGTCCCAGAAGAACCAGAAAAAAGCGAAGTATCGAAATGA
- a CDS encoding type II toxin-antitoxin system Phd/YefM family antitoxin has protein sequence MLIKLAAMINLTKDIHSLTEFKRNTTEFLQQIKKTKHPLVLTVNGKAELVVQDAESYQELLDAAELVETLKGIKLGLEQMQQGEGKKAEDFFNELFNKLDSSNE, from the coding sequence ATGCTAATTAAACTTGCAGCCATGATAAACCTTACTAAAGATATACATTCCCTCACCGAATTTAAGCGTAACACCACTGAATTTCTACAACAGATTAAAAAAACAAAACACCCCTTAGTTCTCACTGTCAACGGAAAAGCCGAGTTAGTTGTTCAAGATGCAGAATCTTATCAAGAACTATTAGATGCTGCTGAGTTAGTAGAAACTTTAAAAGGCATTAAACTAGGCTTAGAACAAATGCAGCAGGGTGAAGGAAAAAAAGCCGAAGATTTCTTTAATGAACTATTTAATAAATTAGATAGTTCCAATGAATGA
- the ndk gene encoding nucleoside-diphosphate kinase, giving the protein MERTFLAIKPDGVQRGLVGEIIRRFETKGFTLVGLKFQKVSRELAEQHYDVHRERPFFPGLVEFITSGPVVAMVWEGDGVIASARKIIGATNPLNSEPGTIRGDFGINVGRNLIHGSDAPETAQKEIALWFKDEELVTWQPHSTPWLHE; this is encoded by the coding sequence TTGGAACGCACATTTTTAGCAATTAAGCCTGATGGAGTCCAGCGCGGACTAGTGGGTGAAATTATCCGTCGCTTTGAAACTAAAGGCTTTACTCTCGTTGGCTTGAAGTTCCAGAAAGTCAGCCGGGAATTAGCTGAACAACACTATGATGTCCACCGGGAAAGACCATTTTTTCCCGGTTTAGTCGAATTTATCACTTCCGGTCCTGTTGTAGCGATGGTCTGGGAAGGTGATGGCGTTATCGCTTCTGCCAGAAAAATTATTGGTGCAACTAATCCCTTAAACTCAGAACCAGGAACGATTCGCGGCGATTTTGGCATTAATGTTGGCCGTAATCTGATCCACGGTTCTGATGCTCCAGAAACTGCACAAAAGGAAATTGCACTCTGGTTTAAGGATGAAGAATTAGTAACTTGGCAACCACACTCAACACCTTGGTTACATGAGTAA
- a CDS encoding pentapeptide repeat-containing protein — protein sequence MENINLSGANLSGTILNSVCLDGANLSGANLSRAILVRASLYRVDMTGANITDASLGYADIVNCNLTNANLTGADIEGSWFEGNIHQNTILPDGSIRTD from the coding sequence ATGGAAAATATTAACTTGAGTGGAGCTAATTTGAGTGGAACTATTCTCAATTCTGTTTGTTTGGATGGAGCTAATTTGAGTGGGGCTAACTTGAGTAGGGCTATCTTGGTTAGAGCTAGTTTGTATAGAGTTGACATGACTGGAGCCAATATAACCGATGCTAGTTTGGGATATGCTGATATTGTTAACTGCAACTTGACCAATGCCAATTTGACTGGGGCTGACATTGAAGGTAGTTGGTTCGAGGGTAATATCCATCAAAACACTATTTTGCCTGATGGTAGTATCCGCACTGACTGA
- a CDS encoding REP-associated tyrosine transposase, which produces MEYRRAKVEGGTFFFTQVTYNRLQFLCEQENIFLLRKVFREVIQKHLFTVDAIVVLPNHLHCIWTLPPGDDDFSRRWRLIKSNFTRLCHPQYKGKTSASRQLKKEQAVWQRRFWEHQIRDEFDFQQHVDYIHYNPVRHGYVMAPKDWQYSSFHRYVTQGIYTIDWGAGMKLEFPDDVGSE; this is translated from the coding sequence ATGGAATACCGCAGAGCTAAGGTAGAAGGAGGGACTTTCTTTTTTACTCAAGTCACCTACAATCGTCTTCAATTTTTGTGTGAGCAAGAAAATATTTTCCTGTTACGCAAAGTGTTTAGAGAAGTTATCCAGAAGCATTTATTTACTGTAGATGCGATTGTTGTTTTACCAAACCATTTACATTGTATTTGGACATTGCCACCAGGAGATGATGATTTTTCTCGGCGGTGGCGGTTAATTAAGAGCAATTTTACTCGTCTTTGTCATCCACAATATAAGGGGAAAACCTCTGCATCACGTCAACTCAAAAAAGAGCAAGCTGTTTGGCAACGCCGTTTTTGGGAACATCAAATTCGTGATGAGTTTGATTTTCAGCAACACGTTGATTACATTCATTATAATCCAGTGCGACATGGTTATGTAATGGCACCCAAGGATTGGCAATATTCGAGTTTTCATCGTTATGTTACCCAGGGTATATATACAATTGATTGGGGTGCTGGTATGAAGTTAGAATTTCCAGATGATGTAGGAAGTGAGTGA